A single genomic interval of Oncorhynchus gorbuscha isolate QuinsamMale2020 ecotype Even-year linkage group LG25, OgorEven_v1.0, whole genome shotgun sequence harbors:
- the LOC124013783 gene encoding uncharacterized protein LOC124013783 — MVTAPGVLMTLVLTGLCVHVTGSSRAVCTTRLYSLNLNCVLQWDCPQANATTTYTVQTKTQGDSWQDVESCVRFSSQLCDLSEAFSNFEVYNMIRLGLHQGPGSPVWTENLGFGVRDFNFSSPSVLVSLSGERLGVELHLPCSSKRECLPLQSCCPLSKLIDLWVTVTVYDRQNPSDYKTQIGLVQTMVYGAEFSNLVPGHDYCVVANFSVSPATFPQASSPPSDPSCVHHAGPGLGLQPVLLGIGVCAVLFSPLLALYLLKQKRDVPHVNRLPKSLASLQAFLQDLPESPSDPVDPSDIVDDHLSILSSFSSCVCTEAQAPSRGNGYNSNPFLSDYRSGNMHWNTERMELDLNSGSTISLPCSTVPIGLHMIQCSFDSPRQPHPGPNVPVLPYPGSLSLSEAVEGQVVPLCSVRFGRVSEGDGGENLEGLQWCNL; from the exons ATGGTGACTGCGCCAGGTGTACTGATGACCCTTGTGTTAACAGGATTGTGTGTCCACGTCACAG GATCATCTAGAGCCGTCTGCACCACCCGTCTGTATTCCCTGAACTTAAACTGTGTCCTGCAGTGGGATTGTCCACAGGCGAACGCTACCACCACCTACACCGTCCAAACTAAGACTCAGGG tgattCGTGGCAGGACGTGGAGAGTTGTGTGCGGTTCTCCTCCCAGCTGTGTGACCTGTCCGAGGCCTTCTCTAACTTCGAGGTGTACAACATGATCCGCCTGGGCCTCCACCAGGGCCCGGGGAGTCCAGTCTGGACAGAAAATCTGGGGTTTGGCGTCCGTGATTTCA actTCAGCAGCCCCTCCGTCTTGGTCTCTCTGTCTGGAGAGAGGCTGGGAGTGGAGTTGCACTTACCTTGTTCTAGCAAAAGGGAGTGTCTTCCTCTGCAGAGTTGCTGTCCACTGTCAAAATTGATTGACCTCTGGGTCACCGTGACAGTATATGACCGACAGAACCCCTCCGACTACAAG ACGCAGATTGGTTTGGTCCAGACGATGGTGTATGGGGCAGAGTTCTCAAACCTGGTCCCAGGACATGACTACTGTGTCGTGGCGAACTTCTCCGTCAGTCCGGCCACCTTCCCCCAGGCCTCGTCTCCTCCCTCGGACCCCAGTTGTGTCCACCATGCTGGCCCAGGACTAG GGTTGCAGCCAGTGTTGTTGGGGATAGGAGTGTGTGCTgtactcttctctcctctccttgctcTGTACCTGCTGAAACAAAAACGAGATGTACCACATGTAAACCGACTCCCCAAGTCTCTA GCATCTCTTCAGGCATTCCTCCAGGACCTGCCGGAGTCCCCTTCAGACCCTGTTGACCCCAGTGACATTGTAGACGACCAcctctccatcctgtcctcttTCTCCAGCTGTGTCTGCACCGAGGCCCAGGCCCCAAGCCGGGGTAATGGGTACAACAGCAACCCCTTCCTCAGTGACTATAGGTCAGGCAACATGCACTGGAACACTGAGAGAATGGAGCTGGACCTGAACTCAGGCAGCACCATATCCCTGCCATGCTCCACTGTGCCTATAGGCCTGCATATGATCCAGTGCAGCTTTGATTCACCTCGGCAACCACATCCAGGGCCCAATGTGCCAGTTCTACCGTACCCTGGTTCTCTATCTCTGTCAGAGGCCGTGGAGGGCCAGGTGGTCCCGCTGTGTTCTGTGAGGTTTGGGAGGGTGAGTGAGGGGGATGGGGGTGAGAACCTTGAGGGACTACAGTGGTGTAACCTGTAG